The Haematobia irritans isolate KBUSLIRL chromosome 1, ASM5000362v1, whole genome shotgun sequence DNA segment TTCTTGTTCCGCTGAAGGCATCACAAAATAATTATCGtaccatattttatttaaatcgaaaTGACAGTTACAGAAGtggatagacaaaaaaaaatgaatcagAATTGAAGTGTAATATTTGGAAATTCATCGACCGttacatttcaaattaaattctaaatttCGGCTTTATGTGTGAGACAGATGTTAATGTCTCAATAGGCTATGCCCACCCCATATGACTTTACAGTCATCCATGGTATTTTCGTCGCCTATGTAATTTTGAAAACACCCCTATCCTATGTCAATGTCGTCGCTTATCAATATCATTGGCCACACTTCAATACATCGTCCAACCAAAAAATACAATGGGAACTCAAAagtaatttcaaagaaaatactAAAAAAGTTTTACATAGTAGCCGTCACAAAGCCAGCTCTTTTCACGAAACCTGTGTAGATGAAAAGAGTTGGGAATCCCATAAAAATGTTATAGCATCATGCCCGTCAAATGTGACCGTTGCGCATTTGATGTCGTGTAGGTTCCTAATGTTGTTTATTTACAAATATCAAAACTGAATGTAAATACCAAATGCGTATCACGATGGATAGACAAAAttccaaaatagaaaatttacatgCAGAGGAGTCTGCTTCAAAAGTAACGTGCGCTTGTGATCCTACGGAGAAGGTAGTCATAATTGTCCataaacgaaatttaatttgcGTGGAAGTACCCATCATTTGTAGGTATCCATTTGTAGAACATGATATCAATCTGGAATGATAAAATTGTCCTCTTGCAGAATTGGCGGCATTCATACAAATAATAACATGTTCCTAGCAAATACACTTCTATGGAAGTCTAGCCAATATGAGATAACCGATTTCTCAAATCAAAGTAATTCCGTAAATTCATATatagataatatcaattaacagCAACTCGAATCATGCATACTTTGACGGATGTTGGATAGGTATTTGAATGATTATATGGTATGTAATTCAATCGGACTTAACATTAGTAAACATATTGGTTCCACGGAAATAACGGAAGGTAACAGAAATTATCTCATCATAAACTCGTACGTAATTTGTCACATAATCCTCAGGCCAAAATTCCCTTTTCAATGATGACGTTACCCTCTTCCTACCTTTGAACCTGAGTGAGTCGTCTGGTCGTCCACGTTACTCCTTCTTAGCAACATCCCAAAATAGATGGGAAGACAGTACAGTTCTGATTATGCTAGATAAAACACAAATCATGACTGGAGAGTAGGAATAAATGATCAGAACGTCTAACTCGTAATGAGATCTTTCGTAGTGAACGAACAAAAAAATGGAGATTGATAAGGTAGTATTGTGTGATTATCTTCTGTCTCCATGGGTCCATATTCCCATTCTTTTCCCAGGGGTTTCCTCGTATTTCTATTCCCTTTTTCCAGGTTGATGCTGCGTTAATAGTAGGGTACCCACGTCTACGACCGATGAATTATCATGTTCATATGGTAAGGACAGTATATATACAACGAGATGTCCTTTCTTTTACCTAGGTTTGTTCCGGAATTAATTCgacttgggatttggatggtaaAAGACTCGAACCCATGGCCCTTTGTATTTGTCATACCCTTCCAAGTAAGCTTGTTCCCAAGACAATTCGAAGGAGATTTAGAAAAAAGCATAAATGGAAACCAAAAACATACTGAAGTGATCAAGGCTCTGTTCGGATATGAACAGTATTAGAAAAAGAAGAATTACGAAGAAATTcgtgtaaaaaaaaatgaaacattgTTTCGTAATAACGAATGAATACAAAGTTGAAGAATTTGAATTCAAATCTTTGGGATAAAAAAACTACATgtagaataaattaaataaaatagaatatatatataacagTTAGTGTTAGATAAGTGTTAGGTCtaatatatttataaacttAACAATGTTAGTAATATAATCTTATTACAAATATCtacatttttcttctatttttcagTTAATCATTGGCTGAGTTTTGTAGCAGATCTTTTAGAGACGTGTTTGCCGAAATGTTATACAATTATTGTTTTTAACAGTtcaagaaatgaagtttttctaattagaaattagaaatttatttagtgaacataaaattgtaaaattttatctttttgttgttttaacaaTAAAACACAAGGAAAATCCAATCGAATTTAAGAATGTGTGTTTCTTTTATAATAAAAGGCTGGTATAAGAACAATGTTCAATGGgaagaatttccaaaattacataaatgaaaattaaaaatgtaacaaaaaaaattgtcttggtTATCAAATACAAATTGTCATTGCTtttagaacaaaaacaaataaatatatagctATATAGCCTTACtaatttatgatttttgatTCAATGTCAATGGAATTTGATTTGATAAGAGATTCAATTTTTGAAGAGACCGGAAGATCGATACAGCGCGGCATGGAACTAAAGTTCCTTCCGGGATACCGTCCTGGGTCAAATTCTCCAATTGAGTTTTGGGCTATGGGATTGTACAAAATTGCAAGGGATGGTTATGATGGGCTTCAAAATGAGATGACAGTCCATTAACTTGGGTGTCACTCCATAAGGAAGCTCCACTTTGTTGGGCGCCATTTGTGACATATTCTTTATGGAAATCGCGGAACTGGTACGATTGGTCTCGGCTGCGGCTTAGCTCGCCGGATGGGGGGGATTCTTGTTCCGCTGAAGGCATCACAAAATAATTATCGtaccatattttatttaaatcgaacTGACAGTTACAGAAGTGgatagacaaaaaaaatgaatcagAATTGAAGTGTAATATTTGGAAATTCATCGACCGttacatttcaaattaaattctaaatttCGGCTTTATGTGTGAGACAGATGTTAATGTCTCAATAGGCTATGCCCACCCCATATGACTTTACAGTCATCCATGGTATTTTCGTCGCCTATGTAATTTTGAAAACACCCCTATCCTATGTCAATGTCGTCGCTTATCAATATCATTGGCCACACTTCAATACATCGTCCAACCAAAAAATACAATGGGAACTCAAAagtaatttcaaagaaaatactAAAAAAGTTTTACATAGTAGCCGTCacacttgcaacttgtaactcaacatcaatcttttattaatgcataaaaatatgttatatgtgatgtgatagtcgtataaatgttatattttacttgaccacaatgattcttttacaactatcttaaaattcactttttctgattgtttgaaggggctcttattggcgtcgttctaaatttattaaaaaagtcacctaataattgcactcatgcgatacttttttgtagtaacttggagtggtacaacttctcaatagtgacggcgcttttccgaggagttttggatatcgtatacgactgttttcgacgtagtggggattctcagaagcgcccccaaattcaaaaaatgttggcagggatatgatcgattttttatttcggtagaaaatgttgtcaaaattttatttctatatagaatttttgtaaaattttatttttatagaaaattttgtcaaaattttatttcaattgaaaattttgtacaaattttatttctataggaattttttgcaaaattttatatctataggaaatttttgcaaaattttatttctatagaaaaaattttgcaacattttttttctacagattttttttgcaaaattttatttctatagaaaatttttgcaaaattttatttaaatagaaaattttgtcaaaatttgggggggtttgatccccctcaccctcacccccccccccccctgaatacggccttgaagCAGAGGTAGGCTCTGTTTTGATTGCCACCTTGATTTTAAAACAATACtcaaatgaaaatattcttgTGAGAATCTATAATAGACAAAGTTAACAAAACATAAAgcacaatgaaaattttatccgctatttctTAAATTCGATTGCtccaaaacatgttttattttggctcaaACTCAAAAATCTTGTAGTGCAGGTAtgaaaaatgcattaaaaatatgtCCTGTAGTTTCTGCAAAtcttatttatttcaaattaacaTATAACATTAAATTCTGTCACTTTAAGAATATTTTAGGTCTGGGATATGCAAGATGTATTTGTTTATTGAAAACCCATTGAGTAACAAATGTGACAATGTTAAGAATGGTTGTTGGCTAcatgatacaatgattataaggtAGCCTTATTCCGTCAGGTGACTTTGAACGGCTCATCATAAtgtcaaaaatattgttgacatttttaaattatgttgtTGGAATTAAcgtcttaaatttaaattgtatttgaaaTTCGGAAATGAAACGGAAAATGCGAAAGTGTTGTCTGTGTAACAAGCGGGTAAATGGTGAAaatggtcaatttttttctattccaaaaaaaacatttctcatgagcaacacaaaatcaaaacaaacatttttgtatttgtttatttactttttaccgACATTTAGTTTGACGATATGATGAGCtgcttttatgtttttgttgttatttttgttctaCAGAGGCTACCTTACAATCATTGTATCATGGTTGGCTAGACCAAgaattagaaaaatataaaagcaGACAACGCCTTCCcagattttttattgtattgaaacatatttctttttaattatttttattctcttttttatTATAGTTAGTATGAAactacaattttatgaaatttaggaataataaactaatcgaCCCCATGTTATAGTTTTATCCGCAAGAGCGATCTATGATATCATCGATAGTGCCTTAGCTCTGAGATCGGTGTTTTGGAAAAGAGCACGTATTAAATGTCTAATTTCCTCAGCTTTGTAATTAAGTGTTAAAATTCCGGCGCCGTCGCACCACTGTTCCGTTATTTCTTGAAGAGAAGCACGTAGAATCATTTGAAGTTGTTGCAATTTTATCCACGATGTAATCTGCACGACAGTATGTTTTTCCTGcaatatatcattttttttttatttaattctacAATACAATGTATTTAAGTTACCGTAAAAAACTGCGGCCCTTTCTCTAATATTGTTGTAATAAGCTCGCATAATTCATTTGCTACAGTAGTTGTTATATCTTCCAAAGACAAAATTCTTTTAATGATATCCTCACACAATACATTTAGTAATGTGCAAAAGGCACTGTTGTATATAGATAGGGGTAGAACGTTAAGCCAAACATTCTTCAATAAATCTAGTTGCCGTAGACATTGTCGTAAAAGCTTTAAGGGATTCGTTCCAATTGAGTACGTATTGGGAAAATCTGGAACATATTTTGATATTAAATGGCGAATATGCAATTATGTACATTTAATATAAAAGTTTCTTTACCTAAATCACTAAGTATTTccaataataatttcttctgaTGATCTACTTGTACCTCGAAAATCCTGATGCCAGTACTttgtaaattgtttattaatacAGCATATGTAGGTACACCATATTCAGCATTTTTGAAAAGCCAATGGGAAAGAAATGTACAGTTATTGTAAAAAAGTGCAGCCTGTTGCGGAATACTCTCTATTAGCTTCTCATGGCTTTTTGGAACGTCAGAgcaatatgtatttataatgaTGGGTATGGTATCCTGAAAACACTGCACCCCGCTGTTTTCCTTAATTTCAGGTAATCGAAGTCGTTCTTGCAGAATTCTCTCCATTAGTTTAACTAAATCCTGCAATAATTGTTCTTGTTTAATATAAAATCACAAAGTCATTTTTCGCAACCTACCAAAATATGTTTTGATATCATACACTGATTAGTTGATATGGAATTGTTCGTATTTATTGCTTCCTCCGTTATCAATGTCATATCTTGTAGATCTCTTAGCATTATAGAACGAGCATTTT contains these protein-coding regions:
- the LOC142221472 gene encoding uncharacterized protein LOC142221472 yields the protein MRITMDRQNSKIENLHAEESASKVTCACDPTEKVVIIVHKRNLICVEVPIICRIGGIHTNNNMFLANTLLWKSSQYEITDFSNQINHWLSFVADLLETCLPKCYTIIVFNSSRNEVFLIRN